In Hermetia illucens chromosome 1, iHerIll2.2.curated.20191125, whole genome shotgun sequence, one genomic interval encodes:
- the LOC119654607 gene encoding lipase member H-like, producing the protein MMRATLALLVIGLTAVLGAPSYDPIVEKGWTLVPDENGNLKMVTLEELEFQYALAKRAKVVVKFTLYTRANPTKGEEMVPNDAAWLAQSNFNPANPTRVICHGWMGDGDSSVIVLNRDAYLSRGDYNVIGIDWSKGGGTINYIAARANVNEAATQVASYLDFLTQHGLKYNDVYLIGHSLGAHVVGMTGKYINGKVNTIYGLDPAMPLFFENKPDERLNDSDAEYVQTIQTNAGVLGFDVPIGNGAFYPNWGGDQPGCGLDIAGTCAHYRSWAYLAESITDDLFWAVKCQQGYEAIKEKYCPDKGSVALMGGEPSDHNAVGVYYLPTNTKEPYAKGKFFL; encoded by the exons ATGATGAGGGCGACATTGGCATTATTGGTGATTGGACTCACAGCAG TCCTTGGTGCTCCAAGTTATGATCCCATCGTTGAGAAAGGTTGGACGCTGGTCCCAGATGAAAATGGAAATCTCAAAATGGTCACTCTTGAGGAGTTGGAATTCCAATATGCGCTAGCTAAGAGGGCTAAGGTGGTGGTTAAATTCACTTTATACACCCGCGCCAACCCAACTAAGGGCGAGGAAATGGTTCCAAATGATGCTGCTTGGCTGGCCCAATCTAATTTCAATCCAGCTAATCCAACCAG GGTTATCTGCCACGGCTGGATGGGTGACGGAGACTCCAGTGTCATCGTTTTGAACCGTGATGCCTATTTGTCTCGTGGTGACTACAACGTCATCGGTATTGATTGGAGCAAAGGTGGTGGCACCATCAACTACATTGCAGCCCGTGCCAATGTTAATGAAGCTGCTACACAAGTTGCCTCCTACTTGGATTTCTTGACTCAACATGGCTTGAAATATAACGATGTTTATCTGATTGGTCACAGCTTGGGTGCTCATGTCGTCGGAATGACTGGCAAGTACATCAACGGAAAAGTGAACACCATCTACGGTTTGGATCCTGCCATGCCTTTGTTCTTCGAAAATAAGCCAGATGAACGTCTTAATGATAGTGATGCCGAATATGTTCAAACAATTCAAACCAACGCTGGTGTCCTCGGTTTTGACGTTCCAATTGGTAATGGTGCCTTCTACCCTAACTGGGGTGGTGACCAACCTGGCTGTGGTTTGGATATTGCTGGCACTTGCGCTCACTACAGATCATGGGCCTACCTCGCCGAATCCATTACTGATGACCTTTTCTGGGCCGTAAAGTGCCAACAGGGCTACGAAGCCATTAAAGAAAAGTACTGTCCAGATAAGGGATCCGTCGCTCTTATGGGTGGTGAACCATCAGACCACAATGCTGTCGGTGTTTACTACTTGCCAACTAACACCAAGGAACCCTACGCCAAAGGAAAATTCTTCTTGTAA
- the LOC119654616 gene encoding lipase member H-A-like: MKATLLILAFGFATVLSLPLAEEKQWELIPTEDGHWHMVNIKDVEFQAKLAQKADFAVKFLLYTKSNPSSAQDITSSVTGSHFSASRQTRVLIHGWNGDAGSGPGTTIRQAYLNRGDFNVVVVDWGAGAKNANYAIARNNVPTAATKVANFLNMLNSHGTSFNNIYLVGHSLGAHVSGLAGKYAKARPNTIFGLDAALPLFSASDASTRLAVGDATYVESIHTDGGRLGFDSPIGTSSFYPAWGGVQPGCGIDVVGSCSHGRSVEYFAESLQANNQFLGKKCGSWSDIQKKVCSGSATGKMGGEPSNHGIAGVFYVPVNSGYPYATGKV, encoded by the exons ATGAAAGCGACACTTCTTATACTTGCTTTTGGCTTTGCCACAG TACTTTCCCTTCCCCTTGCCGAGGAGAAGCAATGGGAATTAATCCCTACCGAGGATGGACACTGGCACATGGTTAACATCAAAGACGTCGAATTCCAAGCCAAATTGGCCCAGAAGGCCGACTTCGCTGTGAAATTCCTCTTGTATACCAAATCAAACCCATCCAGTGCCCAGGACATCACCAGCTCTGTGACCGGAAGCCATTTCAGCGCTAGTCGTCAAACTAGGGTTCTCATCCACGGCTGGAACGGCGATGCTGGCTCTGGACCAGGAACCACTATCCGTCAAGCTTACTTGAACAGAGGTGACTTCAACGTTGTCGTCGTTGATTGGGGAGCAGGCGCGAAAAATGCTAACTACGCAATTGCCCGTAACAACGTTCCAACTGCTGCCACCAAGGTTGCCAATTTCCTGAATATGCTGAACAGCCACGGAACCTCTTTCAACAACATCTACTTGGTTGGCCATAGTTTGGGTGCTCACGTCAGTGGTCTCGCTGGTAAATACGCTAAGGCCAGGCCAAACACCATTTTCGGATTGGATGCTGCCCTTCCATTGTTCAGCGCTAGCGACGCAAGCACCCGTTTGGCTGTTGGTGATGCCACATATGTTGAAAGTATCCATACTGATGGTGGCCGTCTTGGTTTTGATTCACCAATTGGTACTTCTTCATTCTATCCCGCTTGGGGTGGTGTCCAACCAGGATGTGGAATTGATGTTGTAGGATCCTGCTCCCATGGACGTTCTGTTGAATACTTTGCCGAATCTCTTCAGGCAAATAACCAATTCCTCGGAAAGAAATGTGGATCATGGAGTGACATTCAGAAGAAGGTCTGCAGTGGATCTGCTACCGGCAAGATGGGTGGTGAACCATCCAACCACGGTATCGCTGGCGTTTTCTACGTACCTGTTAACTCTGGGTATCCATATGCTACTGGAAAAGTCTAA